The Nitrospirota bacterium genome includes a window with the following:
- the rpsJ gene encoding 30S ribosomal protein S10: MVTGQRIRIRLKGYDFKLLDQSAAEIVETAKRTGARVSGPIPLPTSINKFTVLRSPHVDKKSREQFEVRTHKRLIDIYEPTPDTADALMKLDISAGVDVEIKL; encoded by the coding sequence ATGGTAACGGGTCAGAGGATCAGGATAAGGTTGAAGGGATATGATTTTAAGCTGTTGGACCAGTCTGCGGCTGAGATTGTGGAAACAGCAAAAAGGACAGGAGCGAGAGTGTCCGGGCCTATACCTCTTCCTACTTCTATAAATAAGTTTACTGTATTAAGGTCCCCGCATGTGGACAAAAAATCACGGGAACAGTTTGAGGTCAGGACACACAAACGTTTGATAGATATATATGAGCCTACACCGGATACTGCTGATGCACTGATGAAATTAGATATATCAGCAGGGGTGGACGTAGAGATAAAATTATAA